CAGGTGCATCGGCTTCCACACCGGACGCGTCTCGATGTCCTGCGCGGCGAGGTGGGCGGCCAGCTCGGCGGGCCACCACCCGGACGCCTCCGGCTCCACCACAATCGTGGTCAGCCAGCAGTTGGCGCCCGGATCACCGTCGGCGAGCAGCCGGACCCCGGGCACGGCGGCGAAGAGCTTGGCGTACTGGTCGCGTAACTCGCGGCGACGGCGGATCATGCCGTCCAGCCGACAAAGCTGCGCCCGCCCGATCGCCGCCAACACGTTGCTCAGCCGGTAGTTGTAGCCGATTTCCGTGTGTTCGTAGTGGGCGACGGGTTGCCGCGCCTGGGTCGCCAGGTAGCGGGCACGGGCTGCGAGTTCGGCGTCGTCGGTGAGCAGCATGCCACCGCCCGACGTGGTCATGATCTTGTTGCCGTTGAAGGACAGCACGCCGGCCCGGCCGAACGATCCGGCGGCCCGGCCGGAGCGGGTGGCGCCGAGGGACTCGGCGGCGTCCTCGATGACCGGATGACCGGCCCGCGCGCAGATGGGCAGCAGACGCTCGTAGTCGGCGCAGACGCCGAACATGTCCACCGGCAGGACCGCCGCGACCCGTCGGCCCTCGGTGTCGAGCCGTTCCAGCAGCGGCTCGAGCAGGTCCACGTCGATGTTGCCGGTCGTCGGATCGCAGTCGACGAAGATCGGCT
The nucleotide sequence above comes from Micromonospora luteifusca. Encoded proteins:
- a CDS encoding DegT/DnrJ/EryC1/StrS family aminotransferase; translated protein: MSKVHLSPPDVGPLEEAYALAAIRSGWVAPLGPDVDAFEAELAERIGTAYAVATSSGTAALHLALLAVGAGPGQVVVMPTLTFAATANAAVYTGAEPIFVDCDPTTGNIDVDLLEPLLERLDTEGRRVAAVLPVDMFGVCADYERLLPICARAGHPVIEDAAESLGATRSGRAAGSFGRAGVLSFNGNKIMTTSGGGMLLTDDAELAARARYLATQARQPVAHYEHTEIGYNYRLSNVLAAIGRAQLCRLDGMIRRRRELRDQYAKLFAAVPGVRLLADGDPGANCWLTTIVVEPEASGWWPAELAAHLAAQDIETRPVWKPMHLQPVHAGAEAVLTGAAERLFANGLTLPSGSGMSDHAGERVRQAIGEFLCSR